One Loxodonta africana isolate mLoxAfr1 chromosome 15, mLoxAfr1.hap2, whole genome shotgun sequence genomic window carries:
- the LOC100671997 gene encoding olfactory receptor 8G50-like, with translation MAAENHSKVTEFILAGLTDKPELQLPLFLFFLGTYVVTVMGNLGMITLIGVSSYLHTPMYYFLSSLSFIDLCYSTVITPKMLVSFVTEKNSISYPECMTQLYFFLFFIISECHMLAVMAYDRYVAICNPLLYTVTMSYQVCSWLVVEVYMMGLIGATAHTGCMLRVVFCKAKIINHYLCDLFPLLELSCSSTYINELVLLCFSAFNILTPTLTILGSYVSIIASILRIRSTEGRSKAFRTCSSHILAVTIFYGSLAFM, from the coding sequence ATGGCAGCAGAAAATCACTCCAAGGTGACTGAGTTCATCCTCGCTGGGCTAACAGACAAGCCAGAGCTCCAGCtgcccctctttcttttcttcctaggaaCTTATGTGGTCACGGTGATGGGTAACCTGGGCATGATCACACTGATTGGGGTCAGTTCTTAtctgcacacccccatgtactatttcctcagcagTTTGTCCTTCATTGACCTCTGCTATTCCACTGTCATTACTCCCAAAATGTTGGTGAGctttgtgacagagaagaacagcatCTCCTACCCTGAATGCATGACTCagctttactttttccttttttttattatatcagaatgtcatatgttggctgtgatggcatatgatcgctatgttgccatctgtaaTCCATTGCTTTACACTGTCACCATGTCTTACCAGGTCTGTTCCTGGTTGGTAGTTGAGGTATATATGATGGGCTTGATTGGTGCCACAGCTCATACAGGTTGCATGCTAAGAGTGGTTTTCTGCAAGGCTAAAATAATCAACCATTACCTCTGTGATCTTTTTCCACTACTGGAGCTCTCGTGCTCCAGCACTTATATCAATGAACTGGTACTTTTGTGCTTCAGTGCATTTAATATTCTTACACCAACCTTGACCATCCTTGGCTCCTATGTCTCCATCATTGCCAGTATCCTGCGAATCCGCTCCACTGAGGGCAGGTCCAAAGCCTTCAGGACATGCAGCTCCCACATCTTGGCGGTTACAATCTTCTATGGTTCTCTAGCATTCATGTAA